One genomic segment of Gottschalkia acidurici 9a includes these proteins:
- the nth gene encoding endonuclease III — MKTLKKQEIREVIDELEKLYPNAECELNFTTPFELLVATILSAQCTDKRVNIVTEKLFKDYNTPEDFLKLKEGELELLIKSTGFYRNKSKSILGTSRILVDKYNSQVPDTREELMKLPGVGRKTANVVMSNAFGKEAIAVDTHVFRVSNRIGLANSSNVDKTEEDLMKNIPENEWSKAHHLLIFHGRRICKARNPQCELCPLRGVCFYYKKTV, encoded by the coding sequence ATGAAAACACTAAAAAAACAAGAGATAAGAGAAGTTATAGATGAACTAGAAAAGCTATATCCTAATGCTGAATGTGAATTAAACTTTACAACACCATTTGAATTATTAGTAGCTACCATATTATCGGCTCAATGTACAGATAAAAGAGTTAATATAGTTACTGAGAAACTATTCAAAGACTACAATACTCCAGAAGATTTTCTAAAATTAAAAGAAGGTGAATTGGAGCTATTAATAAAAAGTACTGGATTCTATAGAAATAAAAGCAAGAGCATATTAGGTACTAGTAGAATACTAGTTGATAAATATAATTCGCAAGTACCAGACACTAGGGAAGAGCTTATGAAGCTACCAGGAGTAGGAAGAAAGACAGCTAATGTTGTTATGAGTAATGCTTTTGGAAAGGAAGCAATAGCTGTAGATACTCATGTATTTAGAGTATCTAATAGAATAGGTCTTGCTAATAGTTCAAATGTAGATAAAACAGAAGAGGATTTAATGAAAAATATTCCTGAGAATGAATGGTCAAAAGCACATCATTTACTAATTTTTCATGGACGAAGAATATGTAAAGCTAGAAACCCACAGTGTGAATTATGTCCATTAAGAGGTGTTTGTTTTTATTACAAAAAAACAGTATAA
- a CDS encoding DUF503 domain-containing protein: MIIGSCTVELMIYEANSLKDKRHVIKSLIGKLQSRFNISVAEVGLNDVWRSSIIGFACVTNNTSHANKIISNVIKFIGGDTRVEMTNHEIEIL, translated from the coding sequence GTGATTATAGGATCATGTACGGTTGAGCTTATGATATATGAAGCTAATTCTTTAAAAGACAAAAGGCATGTAATAAAAAGTCTTATAGGAAAGCTACAGTCTAGATTTAACATATCTGTAGCAGAAGTAGGACTAAACGATGTATGGAGAAGCTCAATAATAGGATTTGCATGTGTAACAAATAATACTAGTCATGCTAATAAAATAATTTCCAATGTTATAAAATTTATTGGGGGAGATACTAGGGTTGAGATGACAAATCATGAGATAGAAATACTTTAA
- the queG gene encoding tRNA epoxyqueuosine(34) reductase QueG encodes MNIKKYIIDKCKEVGIDIIGFTNSNEFTELSEFLKNRKEKNYETEFEEKDIEKRISPRKIMGEGETIIVIGVSYDKSGVMYEGISKSSVGTDYHIVLNEKMNKLIDEIKKVQKDFKYFSGVDTTPLIDRYLAKKSGIGWFGRNCSIINDEYGSFIFIGYIITNLKLEEDREVESKCKDCDLCIRSCPVGAIKPNYELNAKRCISYLTQTKETIPYELRDKMENKIYGCDTCQLVCPKNKDIIEKRTSQWEGAYKNIDLEELFKMTNKEFTEKYGHMAFSWRGKNIIKRNIIIKMGNLKNKDYMKLLKVALKDNSPMIRKYSAWSILKIDFNSGLNILEEHIKNEKDGDVISEINNLIDYFKNLG; translated from the coding sequence ATGAACATAAAAAAATATATTATAGATAAGTGTAAAGAGGTAGGTATAGACATAATAGGATTTACAAACTCCAATGAATTTACAGAACTAAGTGAATTTTTGAAAAATAGAAAAGAAAAGAACTATGAGACTGAATTTGAAGAAAAAGATATAGAAAAAAGAATATCTCCTAGAAAGATAATGGGGGAAGGAGAAACAATTATAGTAATAGGAGTAAGCTATGATAAGAGCGGTGTTATGTATGAAGGAATATCTAAATCTTCAGTAGGTACAGATTATCATATAGTTTTAAATGAGAAAATGAATAAACTGATTGATGAAATAAAGAAAGTCCAAAAAGACTTCAAGTATTTTTCAGGTGTAGATACTACACCTCTGATAGATAGATATTTAGCTAAAAAGTCAGGAATAGGGTGGTTTGGACGAAACTGCTCTATTATAAATGATGAATATGGATCTTTTATTTTTATCGGATATATAATTACTAATTTAAAGTTAGAAGAAGATAGAGAAGTAGAATCTAAATGTAAAGACTGTGATTTATGTATAAGATCATGTCCTGTAGGTGCAATCAAACCAAATTATGAATTAAATGCTAAGCGTTGCATATCATATTTAACTCAAACTAAAGAAACAATTCCCTATGAATTAAGAGATAAGATGGAAAATAAAATATACGGATGTGATACTTGTCAGTTAGTTTGTCCTAAAAATAAAGATATAATAGAAAAAAGAACCTCTCAATGGGAAGGAGCATATAAGAATATAGATTTAGAGGAACTGTTTAAAATGACTAACAAAGAATTTACAGAAAAATATGGACATATGGCATTTAGTTGGAGAGGTAAAAATATAATTAAAAGAAATATTATAATAAAAATGGGTAACTTAAAGAATAAGGATTATATGAAATTACTTAAGGTTGCATTAAAAGATAATAGTCCTATGATAAGAAAATATTCTGCATGGTCTATATTAAAAATAGACTTTAATAGTGGACTAAATATATTGGAAGAACATATTAAGAATGAAAAAGATGGGGACGTAATATCAGAAATAAATAATCTTATAGACTATTTTAAAAATTTGGGGTGA